A genomic region of Coriobacteriaceae bacterium contains the following coding sequences:
- a CDS encoding helix-turn-helix domain-containing protein: MDVDIAKRLADRRRAAGLTQEELAEKLGVSRQAVSKWECSESSPDTDNLISLARLYDVSLDDLLYTDVERNDADTACGEDAEEDAVGEPGFDAGAGEDDADGDAAAEDDATSRKGDGTTHIGFDGIHVEDGKDYVHINWRDGVNVVDGKKGDHVHVGWDGVHINDREFDNLADANAYMGTGKKGSLFLRAWNRFPFPLVVLIAYILVGLVYDAWGYGLFLIAAIPVYYALGGLFGAKHIAAFFCTLYVVGAICWFCYMAFVCGQPHPAWVVFLTIPLVGWLCGALSHWWRKRRK; this comes from the coding sequence ATGGATGTAGATATCGCGAAGCGGCTGGCGGACCGGCGTCGTGCGGCGGGCCTCACGCAGGAGGAGCTTGCCGAGAAGCTCGGCGTCTCGCGGCAGGCCGTCTCCAAGTGGGAGTGCTCGGAGTCTTCGCCCGACACGGACAACCTCATATCCCTGGCGCGCCTCTACGACGTCTCGCTCGACGATCTGCTGTATACGGACGTGGAACGCAACGACGCTGATACGGCTTGCGGAGAGGATGCGGAAGAGGACGCTGTCGGTGAGCCCGGTTTCGATGCGGGTGCTGGCGAAGACGACGCCGATGGTGACGCCGCCGCCGAAGACGACGCCACGTCTCGCAAGGGCGACGGCACGACCCATATAGGCTTCGATGGCATCCATGTCGAGGACGGCAAGGACTACGTCCACATCAACTGGCGCGATGGTGTGAACGTCGTCGATGGCAAGAAGGGTGACCACGTGCACGTGGGCTGGGATGGCGTCCACATCAACGACCGCGAGTTCGACAACCTGGCCGATGCGAACGCGTACATGGGCACGGGCAAGAAGGGGTCGTTGTTTCTGCGCGCGTGGAACCGATTTCCGTTTCCGCTGGTGGTGCTCATCGCATATATATTAGTTGGGCTCGTGTACGACGCATGGGGCTATGGTCTGTTCCTGATCGCCGCCATTCCCGTCTACTATGCGCTCGGCGGCCTTTTCGGTGCCAAGCACATCGCGGCGTTCTTCTGCACGCTCTACGTGGTCGGCGCGATTTGCTGGTTCTGCTACATGGCGTTCGTCTGCGGGCAGCCGCATCCCGCGTGGGTGGTGTTCCTGACGATTCCCCTCGTGGGCTGGCTTTGCGGAGCGCTCTCGCATTGGTGGAGGAAGCGCCGTAAATAA
- a CDS encoding ABC transporter substrate-binding protein → MKARRIIVTTLVTLALGCCVVGLGACASGGTPSNGANGEGGAPLTVAAMKGPTAIGMAHLMQEQDALADDGKKPAYEFTVAATADELVPRVATGEFDIACVPANLAARLYKQTNGDIRVIGINTLGVLYGISYDGAVQNLDNLAGRTVYLTGKGSVPGYTVEYLLDKSGLSDRVALEYVSEPSEALARLNADHTTVAIVPEPFATASLAKDADLVRVLDMTALWDESSAGKEEHGRFVTGVTVARSELIDNDPESLARFMDAWGASVQAGLANPSSIAQTLVDFGILGNASIADAAVPRCNIVCILHEQMKEDLSGYLQALYEAEPSSIGGELPDDGFYYIG, encoded by the coding sequence ATGAAGGCACGGCGAATCATCGTCACGACGCTGGTCACGTTGGCCCTGGGTTGCTGTGTGGTCGGCCTCGGCGCTTGCGCATCGGGAGGCACGCCGAGTAACGGCGCCAACGGCGAAGGCGGAGCCCCCCTCACGGTGGCGGCCATGAAGGGCCCGACGGCCATCGGCATGGCCCATCTCATGCAGGAGCAAGACGCCTTGGCCGATGACGGCAAGAAACCGGCTTACGAATTCACGGTCGCGGCCACGGCCGATGAGCTCGTCCCACGCGTGGCGACTGGCGAATTCGACATCGCCTGCGTGCCCGCCAATCTCGCCGCCAGGCTCTACAAGCAGACCAACGGTGACATCCGCGTCATCGGCATCAACACGCTCGGCGTGCTCTACGGCATCTCCTACGATGGCGCCGTCCAGAACCTCGACAACCTCGCCGGACGCACGGTCTACCTCACCGGCAAGGGCTCGGTTCCGGGCTATACCGTTGAGTATCTGCTGGACAAGTCCGGGCTCTCCGATCGCGTCGCGCTCGAGTACGTCTCCGAGCCTTCCGAGGCGCTCGCCCGTCTCAACGCCGACCACACGACCGTCGCCATCGTGCCCGAACCCTTCGCGACCGCCTCGCTTGCCAAGGATGCCGATCTTGTCCGCGTACTCGACATGACCGCGCTGTGGGATGAGTCCTCCGCGGGCAAGGAGGAGCATGGTCGCTTCGTCACGGGCGTTACCGTGGCGAGAAGCGAGCTCATCGACAACGATCCCGAGAGCCTCGCCCGCTTCATGGACGCGTGGGGCGCCTCGGTGCAAGCGGGACTCGCGAACCCCTCCTCCATCGCCCAGACGCTCGTGGATTTCGGAATATTAGGCAACGCGTCTATCGCTGATGCGGCCGTACCGCGCTGCAACATCGTCTGCATACTCCACGAGCAGATGAAGGAGGACCTCTCGGGCTACTTGCAGGCGCTCTACGAGGCCGAGCCCTCCTCCATCGGCGGCGAACTCCCCGACGACGGCTTCTACTACATAGGCTAG
- a CDS encoding ATP-binding cassette domain-containing protein: MGNDHQTRNRRSPAAFAKRALAVIAWLVIWQLIAAALGNPWLLSGPVETAQTWGQLVLTASFWQAVASSIARIAIGYGIAFVAGCVLGYLAAKLPGLRIFLKPAILVVKSAPVVCVIALLLVAAGSHVTTAIVVGLVVFPQFYHAVMEASLSRDSEVDKVLDVFGVPAMRRALCVELVAFGTSVRAATATAAGLAWKSGVAAELIGLPGISIGEGVYLAKISLDSASIIAWTATVIVLSWLSEKLLVKLVDAIVKLPRRWLTARVRTAMAAKGADAPVATAPTGLRIEGLACVYDTEGSTPLCLDYEDLTMAAGARLCVMAPSGAGKTTLLSMVAGIKRPSAGAIAHDDGQTPAMATVLQDCTLLPWASALENIALVAKDVSEIRRGAHLCRTMLDEEALAKPSRALSGGMRRRAELARALAHPSSLVILDEPFAGLDEATKERCTRVIDDELDGRTLIIATHDEKDARALGCDIVRL; the protein is encoded by the coding sequence GTGGGCAACGACCACCAGACGCGCAATCGACGCTCCCCCGCCGCCTTCGCGAAGAGGGCTCTGGCCGTCATCGCCTGGCTCGTCATCTGGCAGCTCATCGCGGCCGCCCTCGGCAATCCCTGGCTGCTCAGCGGCCCGGTCGAGACCGCGCAGACATGGGGTCAGCTCGTGCTCACCGCGAGCTTCTGGCAGGCGGTCGCCTCCTCGATCGCGCGCATCGCGATTGGCTACGGCATCGCCTTCGTCGCCGGCTGCGTCCTGGGATACCTGGCCGCGAAGCTCCCCGGCCTGCGCATCTTCCTCAAACCCGCCATCCTCGTCGTCAAGAGCGCACCGGTCGTCTGCGTCATCGCGCTGCTGCTCGTCGCGGCGGGATCGCACGTGACCACCGCCATCGTGGTCGGACTCGTCGTCTTTCCGCAGTTCTACCATGCGGTCATGGAGGCGTCGCTTTCCCGTGACAGCGAGGTCGACAAGGTCCTGGACGTCTTTGGCGTACCGGCCATGCGGCGGGCGCTGTGCGTGGAACTCGTCGCCTTCGGCACCTCCGTACGAGCCGCGACGGCAACGGCCGCAGGTCTGGCCTGGAAGTCCGGCGTGGCTGCCGAGCTCATCGGCCTGCCGGGCATCTCGATTGGCGAGGGCGTGTACCTGGCGAAGATCTCGTTGGACAGCGCCTCGATCATCGCCTGGACGGCGACGGTCATCGTGCTGAGCTGGCTGTCCGAAAAGCTCCTGGTCAAGCTCGTGGACGCGATCGTGAAACTGCCGAGACGTTGGCTGACCGCACGGGTGCGCACGGCCATGGCCGCAAAGGGCGCCGATGCGCCGGTGGCCACGGCGCCGACGGGCCTGCGCATCGAGGGGCTCGCATGCGTCTACGACACCGAGGGCAGTACTCCCCTGTGTCTGGACTACGAGGACCTGACCATGGCCGCCGGCGCGCGCCTGTGCGTGATGGCGCCATCCGGTGCCGGCAAAACCACCCTGCTGTCCATGGTGGCCGGCATCAAGCGACCCAGCGCGGGCGCCATCGCCCATGATGACGGGCAGACACCGGCCATGGCTACGGTGCTGCAGGACTGCACGCTGCTACCCTGGGCCTCGGCCCTCGAGAACATCGCGCTCGTGGCAAAGGACGTCTCCGAGATACGCCGCGGCGCGCATCTATGCCGCACGATGCTCGACGAGGAGGCGCTGGCCAAGCCGTCACGCGCGCTTTCGGGCGGCATGCGCCGTCGCGCCGAGCTCGCCCGCGCCCTGGCCCATCCCAGCTCGCTCGTCATCCTCGACGAGCCCTTCGCCGGACTTGACGAGGCGACGAAGGAACGCTGCACGCGGGTTATCGACGATGAGCTGGATGGCCGCACCCTCATCATCGCCACGCACGACGAGAAGGACGCACGGGCACTGGGCTGCGACATCGTGAGGCTGTAG
- a CDS encoding NAD(P)-binding protein yields the protein MTLMEIERPTAAHAVMEDVCDTIARRAQSGSVGTCPVELTDAFVSLSASQSCGKCVPCRVGLAQMRNLVEAILDGRANERDIDVLERTARSAYLSADCAIGYEAGAMVLRAVKGFRDDFVSHATQGRCTAGARNAVPCRAACPAHVDIPGYVALVHAGRYDDAVRLIRKDNPFPLACGLICEHPCELACRRGVVDDAINIRALKRYAVDNASEMFELDSDGTPAEPSKPFHYPATGKRVAVIGGGPAGLTAAYYLALMGHSPVVFEQREHLGGMMRYGIPAYRFPRPELEREVDWIVSQGIELHMGTTVPNDVTLGELRRDFDAVYIAIGAHNEKTLGIEGENAEGVLSAVEMLRAIGDGFMHDFAGQRIVVVGGGNVAMDVARTSLRLGAESVTVVYRRRIEDMTAQREEIDGAIAEGCEIMELAAPLRVIEKDGCVTGLEVQPQIIGQFDRGRPKPIKADKPPQTIECDRVLMAVGQAVGASELGSEELPVEWGKVVTSPFGQVEGMEGVFCGGDCESGPATVIRAIAAGKAAARNIDEFLGYDHVIETDVEVPDARATDRMPCGRSNTTERSAEARRRDFAMMERGLTDQEAAQESNRCLRCDKFGLGAFRGGREFSW from the coding sequence ATGACGCTAATGGAAATCGAACGCCCGACGGCAGCGCATGCCGTCATGGAGGATGTGTGCGACACGATCGCGCGCAGGGCGCAGTCCGGATCGGTGGGCACCTGCCCCGTCGAGCTCACGGACGCGTTCGTCAGCCTATCCGCCTCGCAATCTTGCGGCAAGTGCGTCCCCTGCCGCGTGGGACTTGCCCAGATGCGCAACCTCGTGGAGGCCATCCTCGACGGGCGCGCGAACGAGCGCGACATCGACGTGCTCGAACGCACCGCACGTAGCGCCTACCTGAGTGCCGACTGCGCCATCGGCTACGAGGCCGGTGCCATGGTGCTGCGGGCCGTGAAGGGCTTCCGCGACGACTTCGTCTCCCACGCCACGCAGGGTCGTTGCACGGCCGGCGCGCGCAACGCCGTGCCCTGCCGCGCGGCATGCCCCGCGCACGTCGACATTCCCGGCTACGTCGCCCTGGTCCACGCGGGCCGCTACGACGACGCCGTGCGCCTCATCCGCAAGGACAACCCATTCCCGCTTGCCTGCGGCCTCATCTGCGAGCATCCCTGCGAGCTCGCATGCAGACGCGGCGTGGTGGACGACGCCATCAACATCCGCGCCCTCAAGCGCTATGCGGTGGATAACGCGTCCGAAATGTTCGAACTCGACTCCGACGGCACACCCGCCGAGCCCTCGAAGCCCTTCCACTACCCCGCCACCGGCAAGCGCGTCGCCGTCATCGGCGGCGGCCCGGCCGGCCTCACCGCCGCGTACTACCTCGCGCTCATGGGGCACTCCCCCGTCGTGTTCGAGCAGCGCGAGCATCTGGGCGGCATGATGCGCTACGGCATTCCCGCCTATCGCTTCCCGCGTCCCGAGCTCGAGCGCGAGGTCGACTGGATCGTCTCGCAGGGCATCGAGCTGCACATGGGCACGACCGTTCCCAACGACGTGACCCTGGGCGAGCTGCGCCGCGACTTCGACGCCGTCTACATCGCCATCGGAGCGCATAACGAGAAGACGCTCGGCATCGAGGGCGAAAACGCCGAGGGCGTGCTCTCGGCCGTCGAGATGCTGCGTGCCATTGGCGACGGCTTCATGCACGACTTCGCCGGCCAGCGCATCGTCGTCGTGGGTGGCGGCAACGTGGCCATGGACGTGGCCCGCACCTCGCTACGCCTGGGCGCCGAGTCCGTCACCGTGGTCTACCGCCGGCGCATCGAGGACATGACGGCGCAGCGCGAGGAGATCGACGGCGCCATCGCCGAAGGCTGCGAGATCATGGAACTCGCCGCTCCGCTACGCGTCATCGAGAAGGATGGCTGCGTCACGGGCCTCGAGGTCCAGCCCCAGATCATCGGGCAGTTCGACCGCGGACGCCCCAAGCCCATCAAGGCCGACAAACCGCCCCAGACGATCGAATGCGACCGCGTGCTCATGGCCGTGGGCCAGGCCGTCGGCGCGTCCGAGCTGGGAAGCGAGGAGCTGCCGGTCGAATGGGGCAAGGTCGTGACCAGTCCGTTCGGCCAGGTCGAGGGCATGGAAGGCGTGTTCTGCGGAGGCGACTGCGAGAGCGGTCCGGCAACGGTCATCCGCGCCATCGCCGCCGGCAAGGCCGCCGCGCGCAACATCGACGAGTTCCTCGGCTACGACCACGTCATCGAAACCGACGTGGAGGTTCCCGACGCCCGTGCCACCGACCGCATGCCCTGCGGCCGCTCCAACACGACCGAGCGAAGCGCCGAGGCACGCCGCCGCGACTTCGCGATGATGGAACGCGGCCT